From Vigna unguiculata cultivar IT97K-499-35 chromosome 5, ASM411807v1, whole genome shotgun sequence, the proteins below share one genomic window:
- the LOC114183896 gene encoding uncharacterized protein LOC114183896 → MASISQGLVLTSAMLLSTTLLYVAFSRQKSNLSFRIHHSNKPTLRSCLYSEEKKRERKKKKKKKVKFADSVKKEGRERKEENRVSKNCRDESSDCVGMPANRIALYNGILRERVHRTECSY, encoded by the exons ATGGCTTCCATCTCACAGGGTCTTGTTCTCACCTCTGCCATGCTTCTCTCAACCACTCTCCTCTACGTTGCTTTCTCCAGGCAAAAATCCAACCTTTCTTTCCGGATTCATCACTCCAACAAACCCACCTTGCGCTCTTGCTTGTATTCAG AGGAAAAGAAACgggagagaaagaagaagaagaagaagaaagtgaagTTTGCAGATAGTGTGAAGAAggaaggaagagaaagaaaagaggaaaACAGAGTATCGAAAAACTGCAGAGACGAATCCTCGGATTGTGTCGGAATGCCGGCGAACAGAATCGCTTTGTATAACGGGATTTTGAGGGAGCGAGTGCACAGAACAGAGTGCTCTTACTAA
- the LOC114183189 gene encoding phospholipase D alpha 1-like isoform X2 — translation MLLLHNIEETIKIGKGITKLYATIDLEKARVGRTRIIEKEHTNPKWCESFHIYCAHTASNVIFTVKDDNPIGATLIGRAYIPVEEILDGKEIDRWVEILDEHKKPIHSHSKIHVKLQYFDVSKDLNWGQGIRTPKFPGVPYTYFSQRQGCRVSLYQDAHVPNNFVPRIPLSGGRTYQPRRCWEDVFDAINNAQHLIYITGWSVYAEITLVRDSRRPKPGGDATLGELLKKKARDGVRVLMLVWDDRTSVPLLKEDGLMATHDEDTGNYFYDSDVHCVLCPRNPDDGGSVVQDIEIFSMFTHHQKIVVVDSALPRSDNKRRIVSFVGGIDLCDGRYDTQFHSLFRTLGTAHHDDFHQPNFPHTTVKKGGPREPWHDIHSRLEGPVAWDVLFNFEQRWRKQGGKDLLIPLRDLEDLIIPPSPVTYPDDHETWNVQFFRSIDGGAASGFPETPEEAARSGLISGKDNVIDRGIQDAYINAIRRAKNFIYIENQYFLGSSYAWSGGDGIKPEDIGALHLIPRELSLKIVSKIEAGERFSVYVVIPMWPEGYPEKGTVQAILDWQRRTMDMMYKDVVGALKGKGIEEDPRNYLTFFCLGNREVKKEGEYEPPERPDPDTDYIRAQESRRFMIYVHAKMMIVDDEYIIIGSANINQRSMDGARDSEIAMGAYQPYHLSRNEGARGEIHGFRMSLWYEHVGMLHESFLHPESEECIKKINEMGEKYWDLYTTEPLEGDLPGHLLRYPIAVSGEGSVTQLKGFEFFPDTKAPVLGVKSDYMPPILTT, via the exons ATGCTG CTGCTACACAACATCGAGGAAACCATTAAGATTGGGAAAGGAATAACCAAACTATATGCAACAATTGATCTGGAAAAAGCACGCGTGGGAAGAACAAGAATCATAGAAAAagaacacacaaatcctaaatgGTGCGAGTCTTTTCACATTTACTGTGCTCATACGGCATCAAATGTCATATTCACAGTGAAAGATGACAACCCAATCGGTGCAACCTTGATCGGAAGAGCATACATTCCCGTCGAGGAGATTCTGGACGGCAAAGAAATAGATCGATGGGTTGAAATCTTGGACGAACACAAAAAACCAATACATTCACATTCCAAGATCCATGTGAAGCTCCAGTACTTCGATGTTTCAAAAGACCTCAACTGGGGCCAAGGAATCAGAACTCCTAAATTCCCCGGAGTTCCGTACACTTACTTCTCACAGAGACAAGGATGTAGGGTTTCCTTGTACCAAGATGCTCATGTTCCAAACAACTTTGTTCCGAGAATACCACTTTCTGGAGGCCGCACTTACCAACCTCGTAGATGTTGGGAAGATGTTTTTGATGCAATCAACAACGCACAGCACTTGATATACATTACGGGGTGGTCTGTGTACGCTGAGATCACGTTGGTGAGAGATTCTAGGAGACCAAAACCTGGAGGAGATGCAACACTCGGTGAGCTTCTGAAGAAAAAAGCACGTGATGGTGTTAGGGTTTTGATGCTTGTGTGGGATGATAGAACTTCTGTTCCTCTGTTGAAAGAAGATGGGTTGATGGCTACTCATGATGAAGATACCGGGAACTACTTCTACGACAGTGATGTGCACTGTGTTCTATGCCCTCGCAACCCTGATGACGGTGGAAGCGTTGTTCAGGATATAGAAATTTTCTCCATGTTTACGCATCATCAGAAAATCGTGGTTGTGGACAGTGCTTTACCTAGATCAGATAATAAACGAAGAATTGTGAGTTTTGTGGGGGGGATTGATCTCTGTGATGGAAGATACGACACACAATTTCACTCACTTTTCAGAACGCTGGGAACAGCGCATCACGATGATTTTCATCAACCTAATTTTCCACACACTACGGTGAAAAAAGGTGGTCCAAGGGAACCATGGCACGACATTCATTCTCGGCTTGAAGGGCCAGTTGCATGGGATGTTTTGTTCAACTTTGAGCAGAGATGGAGGAAGCAAGGTGGAAAGGACTTGCTGATTCCTCTGAGAGACcttgaagatttgattattCCTCCATCGCCGGTAACTTACCCTGATGATCACGAGACATGGAACGTGCAGTTCTTTCGATCCATTGATGGTGGAGCGGCTTCTGGGTTCCCCGAGACTCCTGAAGAAGCTGCAAGATCTGGACTCATCAGTGGGAAGGATAACGTAATCGACAGAGGCATTCAAGATGCTTACATCAACGCCATTCGAAGAGCGAAGAACTTCATCTACATTGAGAATCAGTACTTCCTCGGAAGCTCTTATGCTTGGAGTGGTGGTGATGGAATTAAGCCCGAAGACATTGGTGCGTTGCATCTGATACCGAGGGAGCTTTCTCTTAAGATTGTTAGTAAGATTGAAGCTGGGGAAAGGTTCAGTGTTTATGTTGTGATTCCGATGTGGCCGGAGGGTTACCCGGAGAAAGGAACAGTTCAGGCAATATTGGACTGGCAGCGGAGAACAATGGACATGATGTACAAGGATGTTGTCGGAGCATTAAAGGGCAAGGGGATTGAGGAAGATCCTCGGAACTATTTGACATTCTTCTGTCTTGGTAACAGAGAGGTGAAGAAAGAGGGAGAGTACGAGCCTCCAGAAAGACCAGATCCCGATACAGATTATATCAGAGCTCAAGAGTCTCGACGCTTCATGATTTATGTTCATGCCAAGATGATGATAG TTGATGACGAATACATAATCATTGGATCTGCCAACATAAACCAGAGATCAATGGATGGTGCCAGAGACTCGGAGATTGCAATGGGTGCATATCAACCCTATCATCTGAGTAGAAACGAGGGTGCAAGGGGTGAGATCCATGGTTTTCGCATGTCATTGTGGTATGAACACGTTGGCATGCTTCATGAGTCCTTTCTCCACCCTGAAAGTGAAGAATGTATAAAGAAGATAAACGAGATGGGTGAAAAGTATTGGGATCTTTACACTACCGAGCCACTTGAAGGAGACCTTCCCGGTCACCTTCTCCGGTACCCTATTGCAGTTTCCGGCGAAGGAAGTGTGACACAGCTGAAAGGATTTGAGTTCTTCCCCGACACGAAGGCTCCTGTTCTTGGAGTCAAATCGGACTACATGCCACCTATTCTTACTACTTag
- the LOC114183322 gene encoding phospholipase D alpha 1: protein MAQILLHGTLHATIYEVDNLKIGGGNFLTKIVHNIEETVGFGKGVTKLYATIDLEKARVGRTRILEKEVKNPRWYESFHIYCAHMASNIIFTVKDDNPIGATLIGRAYVPVEEVLDGEEIDRWVEILDEHKNPIHGNSKIHVKLQYFDISKDRNWALGIRSPKFPGVPYTFFSQRRGCKVSLYQDAHVPDNFVPKIPLSGGQTYQPHRCWEDVFDAITKAQHLIYITGWSVYTEISLVRDSRRPKPGGDETLGELLKKKASEGVRVLMLVWDDRTSVPLLKKDGLMATHDQETEEFFRGTEVHCVLCPRNPDDGGSIVQDLEISTMFTHHQKIVVVDSELPSGESEKRRIVSFVGGIDLCDGRYDSPFHSLFRTLDTAHHDDFHQPNFGGASIQKGGPREPWHDIHSRLEGPIAWDVLFNFEQRWRKQGGKDLLVQLRDLEDVIIPPSPVTYPDDRETWNVQLFRSIDGGAAFGFPETPEEAARVGLVSGKDNIIDRSIQDAYVNAIRRAKNFIYIENQYFLGSCYGWSPDGIKPEDIGALHLIPKELSLKIVSKIEAGERFSVYVVVPMWPEGVPESASVQAILDWQRRTMDMMYKDVVQALQAKGIEENPRNYLTFFCLGNREVKKEGEYEPPERPDADTDYIRAQEARRFMIYVHAKMMIVDDEYIIVGSANINQRSMDGARDSEIAMGAYQPYHLITSEPARGQIHGFRMSLWYEHLGMLHDSFQFPETTECIRKVNQISDKYWDLYSSETLEHDLPGHLLRYPIGVSSEGTVTELPGFEFFPDTKARVLGDKVDYLPPILTT, encoded by the exons ATGGCGCAAATTCTGCTCCATGGCACTCTCCATGCCACAATCTATGAAGTCGACAACCTCAAAATCGGTGGCGGCAATTTCTTAACCAAG ATCGTACATAACATCGAGGAGACTGTTGGTTTTGGAAAAGGTGTCACTAAATTATATGCAACCATTGATCTAGAGAAGGCACGAGTTGGAAGGACCAGAATTCTGGAAAAGGAGGTCAAAAATCCAAGATGGTACGAGTCCTTTCACATTTACTGTGCCCATATGGCATCAAACATCATATTCACAGTGAAAGATGATAATCCTATTGGGGCAACGTTAATTGGAAGAGCATATGTTCCTGTTGAGGAGGTCTTGGACGGTGAAGAAATAGATAGATGGGTTGAAATATTGGACGAgcataaaaatccaattcatgGAAATTCCAAGATCCACGTGAAGCTGCAGTATTTTGACATTTCGAAAGACCGCAACTGGGCTCTTGGCATTAGAAGTCCTAAATTTCCTGGAGTTCCTTATACTTTCTTTTCACAAAGAAGAGGATGCAAGGTTTCTCTGTACCAAGATGCTCATGTACCAGACAACTTTGTCCCTAAAATACCACTCAGTGGAGGCCAGACTTATCAACCTCATAGATGTTGGGAGGATGTTTTTGATGCAATCACCAAAGCACAGCACTTGATATACATCACAGGTTGGTCTGTGTATACTGAGATTTCGTTGGTAAGGGATTCTAGGAGGCCAAAGCCTGGAGGAGACGAAACACTTGGTGAGCTTCTGAAGAAAAAAGCAAGTGAAGGTGTCAGGGTTTTGATGCTAGTCTGGGATGATAGAACTTCTGTTCCTCTGTTAAAAAAAGATGGTTTGATGGCTACTCATGACCAAGAAACAGAGGAGTTCTTCAGGGGAACTGAAGTGCATTGTGTTTTATGCCCTCGCAATCCGGATGACGGTGGAAGCATTGTTCAGGATTTAGAAATTTCTACCATGTTTACTCACCACCAGAAAATCGTAGTCGTGGACAGTGAATTGCCGAGTGGAGAATCTGAGAAGCGAAGGATTGTTAGTTTTGTGGGGGGAATTGATCTCTGCGATGGAAGATACGACTCTCCATTCCATTCTCTTTTCAGAACGCTGGACACAGCACATCACGATGATTTTCATCAGCCTAACTTCGGTGGCGCATCAATACAAAAAGGTGGTCCCAGAGAACCATGGCATGACATCCACTCTCGACTTGAAGGGCCAATTGCTTGGGATGTTTTGTTCAACTTTGAGCAAAGATGGAGGAAGCAAGGTGGAAAGGACTTGCTTGTTCAACTGAGAGACCTTGAAGATGTGATTATTCCTCCATCACCGGTAACTTACCCTGATGATCGAGAGACATGGAACGTTCAGTTATTCAGATCAATTGATGGTGGAGCTGCTTTTGGGTTCCCGGAGACTCCCGAAGAAGCTGCTAGAGTCGGGCTTGTGAGTGGAAAGGATAACATAATAGACCGTAGTATACAAGATGCTTATGTTAATGCCATTAGACGTGCGAAAAATTTCATCTATATTGAGAATCAGTATTTCCTAGGAAGCTGTTACGGTTGGAGTCCTGATGGCATTAAGCCCGAAGACATTGGTGCTTTGCATCTGATCCCGAAGGAGCTTTCGCTTAAGATAGTTAGTAAGATTGAAGCTGGGGAAAGGTTCAGTGTTTATGTTGTTGTCCCAATGTGGCCAGAGGGTGTCCCAGAAAGTGCATCAGTTCAGGCAATATTGGATTGGCAGAGGAGAACAATGGATATGATGTACAAGGATGTTGTTCAGGCACTCCAGGCCAAGGGAATAGAGGAAAATCCTCGGAACTATTTGACATTCTTCTGCCTTGGTAATCGGGAGGTGAAGAAAGAAGGAGAGTACGAGCCTCCAGAAAGACCAGATGCTGATACAGATTATATCAGAGCCCAAGAGGCCCGGCGCTTCATGATATATGTTCATGCCAAGATGATGATAG TTGATGATGAATACATAATTGTTGGATCTGCCAACATAAACCAGAGATCAATGGATGGTGCAAGAGACTCTGAGATTGCAATGGGGGCTTATCAACCCTATCATTTGATCACGAGTGAGCCAGCAAGGGGTCAGATCCATGGTTTCCGCATGTCATTGTGGTATGAGCACCTTGGCATGCTTCATGACTCTTTCCAATTCCCTGAAACCACAGAATGTATCAGAAAAGTGAACCAGATTTCTGACAAGTATTGGGATCTGTATTCAAGTGAGACTCTTGAGCATGACCTTCCCGGCCACTTACTCCGCTATCCCATTGGGGTTTCCAGCGAAGGAACTGTCACTGAGCTTCCAGGATTTGAATTCTTTCCTGACACTAAGGCTCGTGTTCTTGGTGACAAAGTTGACTACCTGCCACCTATCCTTACTACTTAG
- the LOC114183445 gene encoding embryo-specific protein ATS3B-like: protein MKSLIFILTLLIIAVFSQAATPLITLSQSQSQPEANESFKVNQTKSQNQASSCSYTVTIKTSCSSPSYTRDQISLAFGDAYGYQVYVPRLDDPRSGTFERCSTDTFQIHGPCTYQTCYLYLYRNGYDGWIPEKVTVNSYGYKPVTFYYNTYIPNGIWYGFDNCRGYLPSTAAE from the exons ATGAAATCTCTCATTTTCATCCTCACACTGCTCATCATCGCTGTTTTCTCACAAGCAGCAACCCCATTAATCACTCTATCTCAATCTCAATCTCAACCTGAAGCGAATGAATCTTTCAAGGTCAACCAAACCAAGTCACAG AACCAGGCTAGTTCCTGTAGCTACACGGTGACCATCAAAACAAGTTGCAGTTCTCCCTCTTACACCAGAGATCAGATTAGTCTTGCATTTGGTGATGCTTATGGCTATCAG GTTTATGTGCCGAGGTTAGATGATCCTCGTTCAGGAACATTCGAGCGGTGCTCTACGGATACATTTCAGATACACGGCCCGTGTACGTATCAAACATGCTATCTGTATCTATACAGGAATGGATACGATGGTTGGATTCCAGAGAAAGTGACCGTGAACAGCTATGGCTACAAACCTGTTACGTTTTACTACAATACTTACATACCTAATGGTATTTGGTATGGCTTTGACAACTGTCGCGGTTATTTGCCTTCTACTGCAGCAGAATAG
- the LOC114183189 gene encoding phospholipase D alpha 1-like isoform X1, whose translation MGEVLVHGTLHATIYEVDNLKAGNAGNILTKLLHNIEETIKIGKGITKLYATIDLEKARVGRTRIIEKEHTNPKWCESFHIYCAHTASNVIFTVKDDNPIGATLIGRAYIPVEEILDGKEIDRWVEILDEHKKPIHSHSKIHVKLQYFDVSKDLNWGQGIRTPKFPGVPYTYFSQRQGCRVSLYQDAHVPNNFVPRIPLSGGRTYQPRRCWEDVFDAINNAQHLIYITGWSVYAEITLVRDSRRPKPGGDATLGELLKKKARDGVRVLMLVWDDRTSVPLLKEDGLMATHDEDTGNYFYDSDVHCVLCPRNPDDGGSVVQDIEIFSMFTHHQKIVVVDSALPRSDNKRRIVSFVGGIDLCDGRYDTQFHSLFRTLGTAHHDDFHQPNFPHTTVKKGGPREPWHDIHSRLEGPVAWDVLFNFEQRWRKQGGKDLLIPLRDLEDLIIPPSPVTYPDDHETWNVQFFRSIDGGAASGFPETPEEAARSGLISGKDNVIDRGIQDAYINAIRRAKNFIYIENQYFLGSSYAWSGGDGIKPEDIGALHLIPRELSLKIVSKIEAGERFSVYVVIPMWPEGYPEKGTVQAILDWQRRTMDMMYKDVVGALKGKGIEEDPRNYLTFFCLGNREVKKEGEYEPPERPDPDTDYIRAQESRRFMIYVHAKMMIVDDEYIIIGSANINQRSMDGARDSEIAMGAYQPYHLSRNEGARGEIHGFRMSLWYEHVGMLHESFLHPESEECIKKINEMGEKYWDLYTTEPLEGDLPGHLLRYPIAVSGEGSVTQLKGFEFFPDTKAPVLGVKSDYMPPILTT comes from the exons ATGGGAGAAGTTCTGGTTCATGGGACCCTCCATGCCACAATCTATGAGGTGGATAACCTGAAGGCTGGTAATGCTGGTAATATTTTAACCAAG CTGCTACACAACATCGAGGAAACCATTAAGATTGGGAAAGGAATAACCAAACTATATGCAACAATTGATCTGGAAAAAGCACGCGTGGGAAGAACAAGAATCATAGAAAAagaacacacaaatcctaaatgGTGCGAGTCTTTTCACATTTACTGTGCTCATACGGCATCAAATGTCATATTCACAGTGAAAGATGACAACCCAATCGGTGCAACCTTGATCGGAAGAGCATACATTCCCGTCGAGGAGATTCTGGACGGCAAAGAAATAGATCGATGGGTTGAAATCTTGGACGAACACAAAAAACCAATACATTCACATTCCAAGATCCATGTGAAGCTCCAGTACTTCGATGTTTCAAAAGACCTCAACTGGGGCCAAGGAATCAGAACTCCTAAATTCCCCGGAGTTCCGTACACTTACTTCTCACAGAGACAAGGATGTAGGGTTTCCTTGTACCAAGATGCTCATGTTCCAAACAACTTTGTTCCGAGAATACCACTTTCTGGAGGCCGCACTTACCAACCTCGTAGATGTTGGGAAGATGTTTTTGATGCAATCAACAACGCACAGCACTTGATATACATTACGGGGTGGTCTGTGTACGCTGAGATCACGTTGGTGAGAGATTCTAGGAGACCAAAACCTGGAGGAGATGCAACACTCGGTGAGCTTCTGAAGAAAAAAGCACGTGATGGTGTTAGGGTTTTGATGCTTGTGTGGGATGATAGAACTTCTGTTCCTCTGTTGAAAGAAGATGGGTTGATGGCTACTCATGATGAAGATACCGGGAACTACTTCTACGACAGTGATGTGCACTGTGTTCTATGCCCTCGCAACCCTGATGACGGTGGAAGCGTTGTTCAGGATATAGAAATTTTCTCCATGTTTACGCATCATCAGAAAATCGTGGTTGTGGACAGTGCTTTACCTAGATCAGATAATAAACGAAGAATTGTGAGTTTTGTGGGGGGGATTGATCTCTGTGATGGAAGATACGACACACAATTTCACTCACTTTTCAGAACGCTGGGAACAGCGCATCACGATGATTTTCATCAACCTAATTTTCCACACACTACGGTGAAAAAAGGTGGTCCAAGGGAACCATGGCACGACATTCATTCTCGGCTTGAAGGGCCAGTTGCATGGGATGTTTTGTTCAACTTTGAGCAGAGATGGAGGAAGCAAGGTGGAAAGGACTTGCTGATTCCTCTGAGAGACcttgaagatttgattattCCTCCATCGCCGGTAACTTACCCTGATGATCACGAGACATGGAACGTGCAGTTCTTTCGATCCATTGATGGTGGAGCGGCTTCTGGGTTCCCCGAGACTCCTGAAGAAGCTGCAAGATCTGGACTCATCAGTGGGAAGGATAACGTAATCGACAGAGGCATTCAAGATGCTTACATCAACGCCATTCGAAGAGCGAAGAACTTCATCTACATTGAGAATCAGTACTTCCTCGGAAGCTCTTATGCTTGGAGTGGTGGTGATGGAATTAAGCCCGAAGACATTGGTGCGTTGCATCTGATACCGAGGGAGCTTTCTCTTAAGATTGTTAGTAAGATTGAAGCTGGGGAAAGGTTCAGTGTTTATGTTGTGATTCCGATGTGGCCGGAGGGTTACCCGGAGAAAGGAACAGTTCAGGCAATATTGGACTGGCAGCGGAGAACAATGGACATGATGTACAAGGATGTTGTCGGAGCATTAAAGGGCAAGGGGATTGAGGAAGATCCTCGGAACTATTTGACATTCTTCTGTCTTGGTAACAGAGAGGTGAAGAAAGAGGGAGAGTACGAGCCTCCAGAAAGACCAGATCCCGATACAGATTATATCAGAGCTCAAGAGTCTCGACGCTTCATGATTTATGTTCATGCCAAGATGATGATAG TTGATGACGAATACATAATCATTGGATCTGCCAACATAAACCAGAGATCAATGGATGGTGCCAGAGACTCGGAGATTGCAATGGGTGCATATCAACCCTATCATCTGAGTAGAAACGAGGGTGCAAGGGGTGAGATCCATGGTTTTCGCATGTCATTGTGGTATGAACACGTTGGCATGCTTCATGAGTCCTTTCTCCACCCTGAAAGTGAAGAATGTATAAAGAAGATAAACGAGATGGGTGAAAAGTATTGGGATCTTTACACTACCGAGCCACTTGAAGGAGACCTTCCCGGTCACCTTCTCCGGTACCCTATTGCAGTTTCCGGCGAAGGAAGTGTGACACAGCTGAAAGGATTTGAGTTCTTCCCCGACACGAAGGCTCCTGTTCTTGGAGTCAAATCGGACTACATGCCACCTATTCTTACTACTTag
- the LOC114185289 gene encoding 2-(3-amino-3-carboxypropyl)histidine synthase subunit 2 → MAMDFESNYDIAASAQFIHTHNFNRVALQFPDNLLKDSTRVVTALRKRLQSLKKIDATESGHETNVGLFVMADTAYGSCCVDEVGASHINADCVIHYGHTCFSPTTTLPSFFVFGKASICVADCVESMSKYALTNSKPIMVLFGLEYAHSMQQIKEALLESSMSCRLDPKPEVYFADVPSSVMFPSKDIKKIKGLQELACGCNGESGTTYSIGGLTWKLPQGQSMDDYLLFWIGLDDSAFANVVLTFNTCEIVRYDANENQMVTDLFQQRRILKRRYYLVERAKDANIVGILVGTLGVAGYLHIINQMKELITGAGKKAYTLVMGKPNPAKLANFPECDVFIYVSCAQTALLDSKEYLAPVITPYEAMIAFNRGSQWTGAYVMEFRDLINLPQMEVGDQEEEEARFSFLKGGYIEDFENQENVEQEKEALALVNATEKALQLRNNSNALMKGNAKSGAEFLANRSYQGLNMPSENTSPEPYLIGRRGRASGYEDENNKQT, encoded by the exons ATGGCTATGGATTTTGAATCAAATTATGATATTGCCGCCTCTGCTCAATTCATTCATACTCACAACTTCAATAGAGTTGCCTTACAA TTTCCAGATAATCTTCTGAAAGATTCAACAAGAGTGGTCACTGCTCTGCGCAAGAGACTTCAATCATTGAAGAAAATTGATGCCACAGAAAGTGGGCACGAGACGAACGTTGGGTTGTTTGTGATGGCAGACACGGCGTATGGCAGTTGCTGTGTTGATGAAGTTGGAGCATCACACATTAATGCTGATTGTGTCATACATTATGGACATACATGTTTTAGTCC GACAACAACTCTGCcatccttttttgtttttgggaAGGCTTCCATTTGCGTAGCTGATTGCGTTGAAAGTATGTCAAAATATGCTCTGACAAATAGTAAGCCTATCATG GTCCTTTTTGGGCTGGAATATGCACATTCAATGCAACAAATTAAAGAAGCACTGTTAGAATCATCAATGTCATGCAGACTTGACCCAAAGCCAGAAGTTTACTTTGCTGATGTTCCATCTTCAGTTATGTTTCCatcaaaagatattaaaaagataaaagggCTCCAAGAACTAGCTTGTGGTTGCAATGGGGAAAGTGGAACTACGTATAGCATTGGGGGATTAACTTGGAAATTACCTCAGGGACAAAGCATGGATGACTACTTGCTCTTTTGGATTGGACTTGACGATTCAGCTTTTGCAAATGTTGTGCTCACATTCAATACTTGTGAAATAG TCAGATATGATgcaaatgaaaatcaaatggtGACGGACTTGTTTCAACAAAGGAGGATTCTTAAACGTAG ATATTACCTTGTGGAGAGAGCTAAGGATGCTAATATTGTTGGGATTTTAGTTGGAACTCTTGGTGTTG CTGGTTATCTTCACATAATCAATCAAATGAAGGAGCTCATAACTGGAGCTGGCAAGAAGGCCTATACTTTGGTTATGGGAAAGCCAAACCCAGCTAAACTTGCTAACTTTCCTGAG tgtgatgtttttatatatgtttcttGTGCCCAAACTGCTCTACTGGATAGCAAAGAGTATCTAGCTCCAGTTATTACTCCCTATGAAGCAATGATAGCTTTCAATAG GGGAAGCCAGTGGACAGGAGCCTATGTAATGGAATTTCGAGATCTAATTAATTTGCCTCAAATGGAAGTTGGAGAccaagaggaagaagaagcaCGGTTTTCATTCTTGAAGGGTGGATAcattgaagattttgaaaaccAAG AAAATGTTGAGCAAGAAAAAGAAGCCCTTGCTTTAGTAAATGCAACAGAGAAGGCACTGCAGTTGCGGAATAACTCTAATGCTCTAATGAAAGGAAATGCAAAATCAGGAGCAGAGTTTTTAGCTAATCGATCTTATCAGGGGCTGAATATGCCCAGTGAAAACACCTCCCCAGAACCATACCTCataggaagaagaggaagagcaTCTGGGTACGAGGATGAGAACAACAAACAGACATAA